The Gemmatimonadaceae bacterium genome window below encodes:
- a CDS encoding GNAT family N-acetyltransferase — MRLTFALASPKDAPALAALRTAAARELTKQFGAGHWSSEPSERGVLADLKNAQVWIARRGAAVVATFRLATKKPWAIDRSYFSECKRPIYLTNMAVRPDYQRRGVGRACLEHAVRRVCEWPGDAIRLDAYQGDGGAGQFYARCGFREVGRVVYRSTPLIYYELLI, encoded by the coding sequence ATGCGCCTCACCTTCGCCCTCGCCAGCCCCAAAGATGCGCCTGCCCTTGCGGCATTACGCACCGCGGCCGCGCGCGAGCTGACGAAGCAGTTCGGCGCGGGCCATTGGTCCAGCGAACCGTCGGAGCGAGGCGTCCTGGCGGATCTCAAGAATGCGCAGGTCTGGATCGCGCGGCGGGGCGCCGCCGTCGTCGCGACGTTTCGTCTCGCGACGAAGAAGCCGTGGGCGATCGATCGGTCGTACTTCAGCGAGTGCAAGCGCCCGATCTATCTCACGAACATGGCAGTGCGGCCGGACTACCAGCGGCGCGGCGTCGGACGTGCGTGTCTCGAGCACGCGGTTCGACGCGTCTGCGAATGGCCCGGGGATGCGATACGGCTCGACGCATATCAGGGCGACGGCGGCGCGGGCCAGTTCTACGCCAGGTGTGGCTTTCGTGAGGTCGGACGCGTGGTCTATCGATCCACGCCACTCATCTATTACGAGTTGCTCATCTGA